The following proteins are encoded in a genomic region of Arvicanthis niloticus isolate mArvNil1 chromosome 21, mArvNil1.pat.X, whole genome shotgun sequence:
- the LOC117725092 gene encoding uncharacterized protein LOC117725092 isoform X1 has translation MGFARSFTEESVQRCDAGDLQEPHCYRHEGSPGEKPSECGKTFACHSYPQRHEGHHTGGKSCKCNGCGKGFASHGQLQSHERIHTGEKPYKCNECGKAFARHFNLRVHEIIHTGEKPYKCNHCDKAFANHNNLQKHLRIHTGEKLYKCNLCDKTYACHSHLQTHKRTHTGEKPYECDQCDKAFSQQCSLQVHKRTHTREKPYECDQCCKAYRCHSHLQIHKRTHSGEKPYECNQCGKAFSQHCNLQRHKSTHTGEKPYPCKQCGKAFIYHSELQRHERVHTGEKPYKCNQCDNVFAHHCNLQVHEIIHTEEKTNKCSDKAFSQHNTLQIHKSTHTGEKLYECDQCGKAFAYFSCLQIHKRTHTGEKPYACDQCGKAFAQHSCLQVHKRTHTGEKPYKCDQCDKGFASHGNLQVHKRRHTGEKPYECNLCGKAFGYHSCLQRHKITHTGEKPYKCNQCNKAFAQHSDLQVHILTHTGEKPYKCKQCGKAFASHTYLQVHKRTHTGEKPCECNLCGKAFGYHGHLQIHKTTHTGEKPYVCNECGKAFAGQNDLKRHERIHTGEKPYKCNQCGRAFARNASLQIHKATHTGEKPYECKQCGKSFVSHGQLQKHERIHTGENLYECNLCNKAFAQHSHLQLHKITHTGEKSYNYSQSKAYSQSSNFQVDERTHTRE, from the exons ATGGGCTTTGCTAGATCCTTCACAGAAGAGTCtgtacaaagatgtgatgctggagacctacaagaacctcactgctatag GCATGAAGGAAGTCCTGGAGAGAAACCCTCtgaatgtggtaaaacctttgcaTGTCACAGTTATCCTCAAAGACATGAAGGACATCATACTGGAGGGAAATCTTGCAAATGTAATGGATGTGGTAAAGGCTTTGCCTCTCATGGTCAACTTCAAAGTCATGaaagaattcacactggagagaaaccctacaaatgtaatgagtgtggtaaagcctttgcacgtCATTTTAATCTTCGAGTTCATGAAataatacatactggagagaaaccctacaaatgcaatcactgtgataaagcctttgcaaaTCACAATAATCTTCaaaaacatttaagaatacatactggagagaagctgTATAAATGTAATCTGTGTGATAAAACCTAtgcatgtcacagtcatctccaaacacataaaagaacacatactggagagaagccctatgaatgtgatcaatgtgataaagccttttcacaacaatGTTCTCTACaagtccataaaagaacacatactcgagaaaagccctatgaatgtgatcaatgttgTAAAGCCTATagatgtcacagtcatctccaaatacataaaagaacacatagtggagagaagccctatgaatgtaatcagtgtggtaaagccttttcacaacactgtaatctccaaagacataaaagcacacatactggagagaaaccctacccatgtaaacaatgtggtaaagcctttataTACCATTCTGAACTTCAACGTCATGAAAgagttcatactggagagaaaccctacaaatgtaatcaGTGTGATAATGTCTTTGCACACCATTGTAATCTTCAAGTTCATGAAATAATACATACTGAAGAGAAAACCAACAAATGCagtgataaagccttttcacaacacaatactctccaaatacataaaagcacacatactggagaaaaactgtatgaatgtgatcaatgtggtaaagcttttgcaTATTTTAGTtgtcttcaaatacataaaagaacacacactggagagaaaccctatgcatgtgatcaatgtggtaaagcctttgcacaacACAGTTGtctccaagtacataaaagaacacatactggagagaaaccctataaatGTGATCAATGTGATAAAGGTTTTGCATCTCATGGTAAtctccaagtacataaaagaagacatactggagagaaaccctatgaatgtaatctatgtggtaaagcctttggaTATCATAGTTgtcttcaaagacataaaataacacatacaggagagaaaccttataagtgTAATCAGTGCAATAAAGCCTTTGCACAACACAGTGACTTACAAGTGCATATattaacacatactggagagaaaccttacaaatgtaaacaGTGCGGTAAAGCCTTTGCATCTCATACTTAtctccaagtacataaaagaacacatactggagagaaaccctgtgAATGTAAtctatgtggtaaagcctttggaTATCATGGtcatcttcaaatacataaaacaacacacactggagagaaaccctatgtatgtaatgaatgtggtaaagcctttgcaggtCAAAATGATcttaaaagacatgaaagaattcatactggagagaaaccttacaaatgtaatcaatgtggtagaGCCTTTGCACGTAATGCtagtctccaaatacataaagccacccatactggagagaaaccctatgaatgtaagcaatgtggtaaatCCTTTGTCTCTCATGGTCAACTtcaaaagcatgaaagaattcatacaggagagaatcTCTATGAATGCAATTTGTGCAATAAAGCCTTTgcacaacacagtcatctccaactgcataaaataacacataccggagagaaaTCATACAACTATAGTCAAAGTAAAGCCTATTCACAATCAAGTAACTTCCAAGTAGATGAAAGAACGCATACTAGAGAGTAA